DNA from bacterium:
GGAAGTGGTGTTGAACCTGAAGCAGGCTCGATTCAAGCTCTTGAATAAGAAACCGGATAAGGTGGAACTGCAATTGCGTGGTCCCGGTGTATTTACTGCCGGTGATTTACAACGCAATACCACTGACTTCGAAGTGTTGAATCCCGACTTGCACATTGCGACCTTAAACGATAAAGCGAGATTCGGTATTGAAGTCACGATACGTCGTGGTCGTGGTTATGTCGCCGCCGAGGATAATCGGACGCAGGATACCCCGATAGGTATGATACCCATCGATAGTATCTTTACTCCGATTCGCAATGTTGTGTACAAGGTTGAGCAGACCCGGGTCGGACAGCGAACCGATTACGATAAGCTCATTCTCGAAGTAACAACCGATGGTTCGATCACGCCTGACGATGCAGTATCGTACGCTGCTCAATCAATGATGGATCACCTGAGATTGTTTGTCGTGTTTGACGTTGGAACAAAACCGGAAGATTCTGATTTCGACGACGAGACATTGCGCATTCGCAAAATCCTCAAGAAGCCTATCGAGGTCTTGGAAATGCCGATTCGCGCAGCAAACTGTCTACGCGAAATGCGAATTCGAACAATCGCTGATTTAGTCCGACGGGATGAAGAAGACCTGATGCGAGCCCGGAATTTCGGACGCAAGACGTTGGAAGAATTGCGAATTTTACTTTCCAAAGACGGTCTTGAGTTCGGTATGGATGTCGAGAAATATCTGCCGGAGTATCGCCTCCGTTAATCTGATAATTCGGTAGGGGCGTATGGCACACGCCCATGTCATTGCGAGGAACGCAGTGACGAAGCAATCTCAGTATGGGCAAAGATTATTTGCCCAAACCGGTGCGATAGACGTTTCAGTCTTTCGCCCAATTGAAAACTTGTATCGG
Protein-coding regions in this window:
- a CDS encoding DNA-directed RNA polymerase subunit alpha; this encodes MNGPGLVMPEQVELDESSYSSTFGRFIIQPLERGYGVTLGNALRRMLISSIPGAAITAIRIDGVLHEFTTIPGVAEDVAEVVLNLKQARFKLLNKKPDKVELQLRGPGVFTAGDLQRNTTDFEVLNPDLHIATLNDKARFGIEVTIRRGRGYVAAEDNRTQDTPIGMIPIDSIFTPIRNVVYKVEQTRVGQRTDYDKLILEVTTDGSITPDDAVSYAAQSMMDHLRLFVVFDVGTKPEDSDFDDETLRIRKILKKPIEVLEMPIRAANCLREMRIRTIADLVRRDEEDLMRARNFGRKTLEELRILLSKDGLEFGMDVEKYLPEYRLR